In a single window of the Zea mays cultivar B73 chromosome 5, Zm-B73-REFERENCE-NAM-5.0, whole genome shotgun sequence genome:
- the LOC100283580 gene encoding Aspartic proteinase-like protein 2 precursor (The RefSeq protein has 1 substitution compared to this genomic sequence) — MAPAPRASSFFSVLLVLLFALSVGCASATGVFQVRRKFPRHGGRGVAEHLAALRRHDANRHGRLLGAVDLALGGVGLPTDTGLYYTRIEIGSPPKGYYVQVDTGSDILWVNCIRCDGCPTRSGLGIELTQYDPAGSGTTVGCEQEFCVANSAGGVPPTCPSTSSPCQFRITYGDGSTTTGFYVTDFVQYNQVSGNGQTTTSNASITFGCGAQLGGDLGSSNQALDGILGFGQSDSSMLSQLAAARRVRKIFAHCLDTVRGGGIFAIGNVVQPKVKTTPLVPNVTHYNVNLQGISVGGATLQLPTSTFDSGDSKGTIIDSGTTLAYLPREVYRTLLAAVFDKYQDLPLHNYQDFVCFQFSGSIDDGFPVITFSFKGDLTLNVYPDDYLFQNRNDLYCMGFLDGGVQTKDGKDMLLLGDLVLSNKLVVYDLEKEVIGWTDYNCSSSIKIEDDKTGSVYTVDAQNISAGWRFQWHNSLILLILIRTIWSCLVIA, encoded by the exons ATGGCACCGGCGCCCCGCGCTTCCAGCTTCTTCTCGGTGCTCCTCGTCCTCCTCTTTGCGCTGTCGGTGGGGTGCGCGTCCGCCACCGGCGTCTTCCAGGTGCGCCGCAAGTTCCCGCGCCACGGAGGACGGGGTGTGGCGGAGCACCTCGCGGCGCTGCGGAGGCATGACGCCAACCGCCACGGCCGGCTCCTTGGCGCCGTCGACTTGGCCCTCGGCGGCGTCGGGCTCCCCACAGATACCGG CCTGTACTACACCCGGATCGAGATCGGCTCGCCGCCCAAGGGCTACTACGTGCAGGTGGACACCGGCAGCGATATCCTCTGGGTCAACTGCATCCGCTGCGATGGCTGCCCCACCAGAAGCGGACTTGGG ATAGAGCTGACGCAGTACGATCCGGCTGGGAGCGGGACCACGGTGGGGTGCGAGCAGGAGTTCTGCGTTGCCAACAGCGCGGGCGGCGTGCCCCCCACGTGCCCCTCGACGTCGTCGCCGTGCCAGTTCAGGATCACCTACGGAGATGGGAGCACAACCACCGGCTTCTACGTCACAGACTTCGTGCAGTACAACCAGGTGTCCGGCAACGGCCAGACCACCACGTCCAATGCCAGCATCACCTTTGG GTGTGGTGCTCAGCTTGGTGGGGATTTGGGATCCTCGAACCAGGCCCTTGATGGGATTCTTGGGTTCGGCCAGTCGGATTCGTCGATGCTATCGCAGTTGGCTGCTGCTCGTAGAGTGAGGAAGATTTTTGCTCACTGCTTGGACACTGTGCGTGGTGGTGGCATCTTCGCTATCGGGAATGTGGTACAGCCCAAAGTAAAGACGACGCCGTTGGTGCCCAACGT GACACACTACAATGTCAATCTGCAAGGAATTTCTGTTGGTGGTGCTACACTTCAGCTTCCAACAAGTACTTTTGATTCTGGTGACAGTAAAGGCACTATCATTGACAGTGGGACAACACTGGCATATCTTCCGAGGGAAGTTTATAGGACTTTGTTGGCTGCG GTCTTTGATAAGTACCAAGATTTGCCCTTACATAATTATCAAGACTTCGTGTGTTTTCAATTTTCTGGAAG TATAGATGATGGATTTCCCGTAATCACCTTTAGTTTTGAGGGAGACCTTACACTGAATGTTTACCCAGATGATTACCTTTTCCAGAACAGG aatgatTTATACTGTATGGGATTCCTGGATGGTGGTGTACAGACTAAAGATGGGAAAGATATGCTCCTCTTAGGAG ACCTGGTCCTCTCAAACAAACTAGTAGTTTATGACTTGGAAAAAGAAGTTATTGGATGGACAGACTACAACT GCTCCTCGAGCATTAAAATTGAGGATGACAAGACTGGCTCAGTGTACACTGTCGACGCACAAAACATCTCCGCTGGGTGGAGATTTCAATGGCACAACTCCTTAATTCTGTTGATATTAATAAGGACAATCTGGAGCTGTTTGGTTATAGCCTAA